In Gossypium hirsutum isolate 1008001.06 chromosome D01, Gossypium_hirsutum_v2.1, whole genome shotgun sequence, the genomic window TTATCTTTTGGTGGTTTAGATAAGAACCGGATTGCAAAATCGAACCGTAATGTAACGCAGGGAGCTCGAGCTGCTCGGCTTCAGCGAAGCAAGATGGTGAGTGAGAATAAATATGAATATCTCTAATGCTTATTATCTCACACTGGATAGTGCTATTCGATTTTGTAGCTACGAGAGCAGAAGAAGGAAGCTCTTTTGAAAGAAAAAAGGGCTTCAAGTGGATCAGCCAGCCCTCCCCGTGTCATTGTAAGCCTTTTGTATAAATTAATTCTTCCCATATTGTTGCTTCAAGTGCCTATTGTTTTCCTCCCTAAagtcttattatttttttatcacagCTTCTTTTCCCTCTTTCCGCATCCGTGAATGTAAGTTCACTTGCTGAAGACATTTTGAGATTGCTTTCAGCAGATGTTAGCAGAGCTCTTTCATCAACGGTAGCTTCTTCAGAGTACAAACTGCGAGCAACAGTAGGCGTCACTCCTCGTGTTTTTGTTTCATGCTATTAGTTAAAGAAAGCTGCTAGTTAATAATTTCAAGCTCAGCTTTCATTTTGATTTGTCAATTTTGTGGTGGATATCATTTTATCATTCTGTGAGGTTCAGTGTAATATTATTGAAAGATGTGCCTTTTATGCTTGATCCTAAGTGCAAGAACTAGCAACCTCTTAATCGTCAAGTTGTTCTGTCTAGGTACTGCATGCTCCTCATGGGGACCTATTATCGTGTATGGAAATGGCCAAGGTAAAAAATTGTCTACATCTTGGTGATATATTGTGTCAACCTCATTTAGtaaccctcttttttttttttgttcactttaatGGTCAACTGCCTGTTTAATTGTAGGTTGCTGATTTGATTGCTTTTGTGGCATCAGCTACTGAACAAAGCACATGTGACTATATTGATTCATTTGGAAGTCAATGCCTTTCGGTGTTCAGGTCTCTAGGTTTACCGAGCACAGTCGTTTTCATTCGTGTATGTTCTTAGTTCACGACTTTATATGGTTTTTATACTTGTGATCTCTCTAAGAAAGCAAGTATTGAGGTTGAAGTTTTTTCCTCCAGGATCTGCCTACTGAGCTTAAAAGACAAAATGATGCAAAGAAGATTGTTACTTGCAGCCTTACTTCTGAATTTCCAGAGGATTGCAAGTTTTATCCCGCAGATACGAAGGACGACTTGCACAAGGTGATATTCTGTGCAATGagttttcttttttgggtttaaCTGATATATCCGTGAATTAATCAGATTGAGATGGAATTGAATAATCATTGTGTTCCATTTATTCACTTTTTTTCCTGCTTCTAATACACTTTACTGATATTTTGATTGCAGTTCATGTGGCTTTTTAAGGAGCAAAGACTCACAACTCCACATTGGAGAAATCAACGGCCTTATCTCATTGCTCAAAAAGTACTTCTAAGTTATTgcaaattttttatgaattttacatTGTTAGGAGTAGCATCGATTGTGAGGAAACTTTAACGAAGGTATTTTTGCAATGTAAGTCTTGGAGATGTTCACCTATAAAAAACTTAGTGATAGGTTGTACACAATCATTTTTGGATGGGCGGTTGTCCAATCCTTTTACaatccattaattttttttcatgttacTTGTTTGTGCCAAAACCTTTGAAGGTAAAATTTTACAAACTGCTATGTTTTAGGTTGATATGGTACCAGATGACTCCAGTCCAGAGAAGTGTACACTTCTCCTCACTGGTTATACACGTGCTCACAGCCTCTCAGTGAACCAGCTGGTAGTTATATCTCTCTAAGCTTTGCTTCACATGTATATCTGGTGGTGGCTTCTTACGGTCTTATACATTAGGTTCATGTTTCTGGTGCGGGGGATTTTCAATTGAGTAGAATTGACATTATGAAGGATCCTATCCCTTTAAATGCTAGAAAAGATCATAATGCTATGGATTCTGATGACATTGAAGATGCTGAGGTAcgtttattttaatgaaatttgaaCACTATTTCAGAAGCAAGAAAAGCCTTTATCTTATGTACTGGGTAGCAATGAAGTGGGTAATGAACTTTTCAATTTTGCTTCTTCGCGTCCAGATCATTCGTTCCCTAGCTCCTGATCCATCAAGCCTGGAGCCTTTGCTTGTTGAGAATGTTCCAGATCCACTTGCTGGAGAACAGGTAACTTGGATATTAGAGCTTTAAATATCTTGCTCGCGATTTCCTATGATTACTCTGTCATGACTTGGTACTTGCTTTTTGGCATGTAGATCAACAGAGTTACTACTTTGGTCTCCTCATTCTTGTTAAATACTGACTTCCCTGATATTGTTTCATCTCATTTTTCTGCTTCTTTCAACTATTAATCAAATCACTCAAATGTGTTTTTTTTGGAGTAATAGTAATTGTCATGCACGCAGCAAAACCTGTAGTAAAGAATTCAAGGAATTTTGATACTGAGTATGCTTAAAAGACGagtataattaaattgaattgagacATCAGGAAAACCAAGGGTTGTATTTTTCAAACTTTTGGTTACATATTAGGGTTGTGCCTTTGATAAGATGATTAAGTTGCTGCTTGCCCCCGATCCAATCTACAAAGTACGAACTAATTTTGTGTCTGCTTAGCTACTTTGTAATTGAgtttttcttattaaattagtaaaattactTTATAGTGGTATGCACACACCCTTATGCATTCTTCTAGGGGATGTTGGGTGCTATTTATACTGCTGTTTTATTATGACAGACATGGCCCACTGAAGCAGAAATGGCTGAGGCTGAAAGAAATCAAAAGCAGAAGAGGTTGAGAAAGAGAGCTCTCCCTCGAGGCACTTCTGAGTATCAGGTCTGAATTGTCTTGCCAGTTCCTGGGACTCTTTAACATTTGCTGTCCACCTTTCTGTttcttatttttcatgtttatgcATAACAATCTATTTGTGACCACTGGCTGCCATTCAGGCTGCTTGGATCGTAGATGATACAGATGGAGAGGATTCTGGCGTGgagaatgatggagatgatgatgAGGATGATGATGGCATGTTGTTGGATGAAGGAGAAAGTGGCTGTCCTAGTCAAGAAGACACCAACAATCGAGATTTTGAGGAAGATCAAGCTTCCTTGCACTTAAGGGACTCTGATGAAGAAACTGAAAATGATTCCGTGATGATGGTGTGTCTCTTTGATGCTTATGTCCCAATGCAATTTGTACTTGATGAATTATGAGGAAGAGCCAGCTATATGTTTCTGCATATCCTTGCTTCTTGCGGCATTCATGTTGTTTCTTTTTCTCTTAAATATTCTGCAtgtgaatgattttttttttatacatgCAGGAAGGGGACAATATGACAAGGGAACAGATAGAGGatgagattaaaaaaataaaagaggcaCATGCCGAAGATGAGGGTATTTATGTTTTCTGGATGAGTCCTAGAGTTTTTTTCAGAGCATTTCTTATGATTAGTTGTCATATTGTGTAAAGCCAGAATAATCTATATTGGGGGGGGGGGGACACCTATAATTGGAACATCTTATTATAGCTGACTACTAAAATTTGACCCTTGTAAGCCCTTTTCTCCTCATAATTGAAGTCACTAATTCTAGTCTTCAAAGTATTAACAAGTGAGGAGTGGGCATGCATATGATAGTTAGTCTGCAgttaagttttgaattttgatgatgagATTGGGTAGCTACTACCCTACTGCACCAATGCATGCATTTTTCTCTGAACACTCTTCTCAAATCTTCACAGCCATGTATGAACACCTCTTGTAATGTAGGTGCTAATATACcgttgattaaatgttaatttcagaATTTCCAGATGAAGTGGATACTCCACTAGATGTTCCTGCTAGAAAGCGGTTTGCAAAATATAGAGGCCTCAAGTCTTTTAGGACATCCTCGTGGGACCCCAAAGTAATTTATTGTGATACCATTTTGATGAGCTTTGTTTTGGGTTAATATTAGGAAGTTATTAAAAGTTTACTGGTTATTGTTAGGAATCTCTACCTCCAGAATATGCCAGAATTTTTGCTTTTGATAGTTTTGCAAGAACACAAAAGCATGTTGTTGTAAAAGCTTTAAAAGTGGAGCAAGAGGGCAGGGATGACTGTGCGCCAGTTGGTTCATTTGCTAGGTTTTATATCAAGGAGGTTCCTTTTCATGCTGCTTCCAACTTGTGTGCGGCCTCAAGAACTGCACCCATTGTTTTATGTGGTCTCCTGCAACATGAGTCTAAGATGTCTGTTCTTCATTTTAGGTATATATTTCTCTTTACACTTTCCTGGTTATGAGTAGCAACAATTcacccttatttatttattttttcccaaTATGAATTCTTTTTGCAGTATAAAAAAGCATGATAGTTATGATGCTCCAATTAAATCTAAAGAAGAACTCATATTCCATGTTGGTTTCCGTCAGTTTGTTGCTAGGTAATGGTCTCTTTGTAGCTTACTACTGTCTTGGACCTTTTACCAGAATCCTGAAATCTCTCTGCTTATTTTCAGACCGATCTTTTCAACTGACAATATTAATTCAGACAAGCACAAGATGGAAAGGTTTCTTCATGCCGGACGTTTTTCAATAGCATCAATATATGCTCCCATTTCTTTTCCACCTCTCCCCTTGATTGCCCTGAAGAATGCAGCAGGAGCTGGCACACCTGCAGTTGCTGCTGTTGGTTCCTTGAGAAGTATTGACCCCGATAGAATAATTTTAAAGAAGATTATTTTAACTGGGTATGGATTCTTTTGTTGGGTGATAAAAGTTTTCGAAGATGATTTTACTACTGGTTTATGTTTATTCTAGAATTTCAGACTTAGAAGAAGCAATAcctataaaatgcaaaagtgattTATGTAGTTTGGCTATGTTAATTTGGATTATATCTTGATGCAGTTATCCTCAACGAGTATCAAAGTTAAAAGCCACAGTACGATATATGTTCCATAATCCAGAGGATGTGAGATGGTTTAAGGTAGGATAATCTGTTACAAgtgatttaaaatattttgtttctatagttGAATAGCCAGTGGAAAAATTACTttttacataaattatattcttGATTTGGATGTGGTTGCAGCCTGTTGAAGTGTGGACGAAGTGCGGTCGTCGTGGTCGAGTTAAGGAACCCATTGGTACCCATGGTACGTTAATCCTATCAAATACACATATCTTGCTGAATTCCCATCTTTATCGAATATACTTGGGTTCCGGCTCTAGTTTTCGAGGAGAAAGCTGAGTATTGCTTTTTATTCCAATCTTTTTATCAGGTGGAATGAAATGCATATTTAATGGGGGCCTTCAACAACATGATACTGTTTGCATGAGCTTATACAAGCGGGCATATCCAAAGTGGCCGGAACACCGGTTCCCTGCTAATGTTTGATCAGGAGCTCCTGTTTCATAAATGCAGGAGATGCGCTTGCTTGTATTGGGAATGAAGCACCGGTTCAGAAATCTGGACTCCAATTTACCATGCTATATTCTTTTTCCTCTCTTTGGTTTCTTCTCTATGTGGGTTTTCTTTGTCCATTTTGTGATATGGGGCATTTGAGaacaaatatgatatttttgcggaaaaagaaaaagaaaaagaaaacaaataccaTTATCTATACAACTAAAGAGAAGCTTGCGTTTCATATACTGATCAGATTTTGTTTTGTTTGGTCAAATTCTAAGATCAGGTTTCTCTGACTTCCAGGTTTTGTAGTTATagtttcatcttttcaatttgtCGCAAACTAAATTTTAGTTATGGACTGTGATGTGAAATTTTAGCATACATTAAAAGTCACATATACACTTATTTATATACtagataaaacaaaatttataaacatatgtatattatataataatatccatgcatataatatatatagaaccccacacacttatatatatatatatgtatattaccaAAATCCATTAATATATAttctatatataaaataaagcacatatatattataagtttATGCATTTTTTTCACCATTACAATTGTACGGTGTATATACTTAATAATTCAACCAAAATTGGAAGGACTATCACGAGGAAGAAGTCAATGTTTGCATACCATAAATGGGGTTCGCATATGTTTCCTAGTTTGTGTTGTGTAATGGAGTTTAAATGTAGTATATCAAACCACTTTGCTTAGCAACAATTATTTCAACTATCGTACTCAAGTAAATTTCTATTTGCCTTTGTCCATGGTTGTAGAGGCTCTCAAATGAATTGACACTTTTCATACACATCAAACACATTACAAAGGCATTACTAACATCAACAAACACCATCAAATCATTCCAAAATCATAGATCAAAGCCTATTAACCTCTATGCCGAAAACTTAACTAGTTTTGTCAAAATAGGTGTTTAACCACTCAAATCTCACTTCTAATCTTAGATTTCAACTTCATACATACTAAATATTATCTAATTATAAatctaaaccatcaattttactcaaatttaccGATTTAATTACTCTGAAAAAATTAAGgttttgtgatcttttaaaaaggggaaaacattcaatttgcttaaatttattaatatttgttaaaataagagaaaataccttctaattagataaaaaaaaagttagaaatcaCTTTAAAACCAAAGCTTAGCCAAGAAATACGAAatctaccattttcaagccaaaaatcaacttaaaatcaagtgatatattgagatcttgattaaatcatttaaatctcAAATAGAAATAACAACTCACTTAGTTTAATCATAGAAAGTTAGAATCTCACCTCAATTTTGTAAAACCGACGAGCTATGGAGCTTATTCAAGTTAAAATGTGTGATAATCTCTTGAGGATTTTAAGGATGAAAATATGAGAATTCTTCAAAATTGAAAAGAGATTTTGTATTTAGAGAacttaagaataaaaaaaattaattgcgaGAGAAAAGATTTGATTTGGTGTTTGGCAAATTTTTGAGGAAGATGAAGAATATGTGTCGGTTGTTAAATAGGTAAcccatttttaaaaattgggccATTGCCCATTTAACCACCTCCAGTTCCTTCCCTTTTTCAAATACGTCcttacttttcaattaaaacaaatttcaaaattattttcaaatcaaacctcatttttataaatcccatttcattaaattaattcccgaacacctaattttaatttcctacctaaaattattaattctaattattctaatattttatttaattaatttttaattatttaattatataatttaattacgaCTTCCAGTTCACTAACCCCTGATTAACTTACCTGATTCTCTTAACTCGATTTTTGGGATGTAACAATTtaaa contains:
- the LOC107922049 gene encoding pre-rRNA-processing protein TSR1 homolog gives rise to the protein MGGSRAQVNKPHKTRFSSKSSRNIHKISQKDKNRIAKSNRNVTQGARAARLQRSKMLREQKKEALLKEKRASSGSASPPRVILLFPLSASVNVSSLAEDILRLLSADVSRALSSTVASSEYKLRATVLHAPHGDLLSCMEMAKVADLIAFVASATEQSTCDYIDSFGSQCLSVFRSLGLPSTVVFIRDLPTELKRQNDAKKIVTCSLTSEFPEDCKFYPADTKDDLHKFMWLFKEQRLTTPHWRNQRPYLIAQKVDMVPDDSSPEKCTLLLTGYTRAHSLSVNQLVHVSGAGDFQLSRIDIMKDPIPLNARKDHNAMDSDDIEDAEIIRSLAPDPSSLEPLLVENVPDPLAGEQTWPTEAEMAEAERNQKQKRLRKRALPRGTSEYQAAWIVDDTDGEDSGVENDGDDDEDDDGMLLDEGESGCPSQEDTNNRDFEEDQASLHLRDSDEETENDSVMMEGDNMTREQIEDEIKKIKEAHAEDEEFPDEVDTPLDVPARKRFAKYRGLKSFRTSSWDPKESLPPEYARIFAFDSFARTQKHVVVKALKVEQEGRDDCAPVGSFARFYIKEVPFHAASNLCAASRTAPIVLCGLLQHESKMSVLHFSIKKHDSYDAPIKSKEELIFHVGFRQFVARPIFSTDNINSDKHKMERFLHAGRFSIASIYAPISFPPLPLIALKNAAGAGTPAVAAVGSLRSIDPDRIILKKIILTGYPQRVSKLKATVRYMFHNPEDVRWFKPVEVWTKCGRRGRVKEPIGTHGGMKCIFNGGLQQHDTVCMSLYKRAYPKWPEHRFPANV